Part of the Bacteroidota bacterium genome, TCATACTTCACATAAAATACATGACTATAGCTTTCATCTTCCCAGTGATCCCAATGTCGGTAGGCGAGGGCATCAATAATTTTTGCTTTCACATTGGGCAGGTCGGGGTATTGTTCGTTAATTGTTTGGTCGAGTTTAACCTCCATTATTAGCATCAAATGTTTTCCATCGGGCGAATAGCTAAAGCCATTCACATCGTCTTCGTAATTGGTTACTTGGCGTCTATTGCTGCCGTCAGTTTTCATTTCCCATACTTGAGCCTTGCCGCTTTTGCTCGATATAAAACCAATACGCTTGCCATCGGGCGTGTATTTGGCCGAACTCACATTATAAGTAGAATCTGCCATTACCTTAGGTGTAGATGTGGCACTAAAACCAATTTTATATAAAGTATTTGCACCCTTATTCAGCTTCACATCATAGCGTTTTACTGCATAAAGCAGCATTTTTTTATCGGGCGAAAGGCGAGGCTCGTTCACACGACCAAGTTTCCAAAGAGTTTCGGGTGTTATCATATTTTGTGCGTTCGTGAATTGATAGCAAAAACAAAAGAAAAAAACAATACGGGAAAGTTTCATAAAGTGCGTAAAATTGTGGGGTCAAAAATAAACCCAAATTGAGCAATTAACAATTTTCAATATATATTGTTAAATATGTGATAAAGAGGAATGAAGCAATATGATAACAATTGATTTAACAAATAAGAACGCTGTGGTATGTGGTTCCACACAAGGAATTGGCCTTGCGACTGCTCAGCAAATGGCGATGGCAGGAGCAACGGTCACTTTGGTAGCCCGCAACAAAGAAAAGTTGGAAGAAGCCCTACAAACCTTGGATACCAAAGTAGGTCAAGTACACAATTATATAGTTGCTGATTTTGCCCAACCTGTTTTTTTGCAAGAGAAAATAGAAGAATGGGCCGAGACACATGCCTGCCACATACTTGTAAACAATACAGGAGGACCCGCAGCGGGCAAAGCCATAGATGCCGAACCTATGGATTATGTGAATGCTTTTAAACAGCATTTATTGTGTAATCAAATATTGGTGCAAGCCCTCTCGAAAGCTATGAAAGAACATGGCTATGGTCGTATTATAAATATAATAAGTACTTCAGTTAAACAGCCATTGAAAGGATTGGGTGTATCGAATACAATCCGTGGTGCAGTAGCCAGTTGGGCAAAAACTTTAGCGATGGAATTAGGCCCATTTGGAATTACGGTAAATAATGTATTACCCGGTGCAACAAGTACCGAAAGATTGGAAACTATTATACAAAATAAATCGAAAAATAGTGGTGCAGATATAGATAAAGTAACACAAGAAATGCTCGCTGAAATTCCTGCAGGACGATTTGGAAATCCTACTGAGATTGCGAATGCAGTTACTTTTTTAGCAAGCCCGTTAGCTGCTTACATCAATGGAATTAATGTGCCTGTGGACGGGGGTAGGACGGGGTGTTTGTAATATATTATAAAGTAGTTAGCCAGCCGCGGCGGGAATTATAAAGTAGCTGACGCCAGATTATTGCGTGATTTTTTAGAATGGAAGCTGCCTGCGTTCACCCTCCTGTAGGTATTTTTCCGAGGGCTATCGGGATTAACGAATGCTGGAAAGGGACTGTCTATTATTCACATACAAAGATAGCCGCTTCAGAGACTCTCTTTTCGTTATACCCCACAAGTTGTGCACTAAGGTCGAACACTTGTGGGAACAATGTATAGTTTCTATCTAATTCTCAACCAAAGTTCCAGTTCATTTTTAGACCTATCAACCGCTAGCCAAGTATTTATTTTGTCAATATCTCGTTTATCGTAAGCAGATAAATATTGAATATGAATTTGCTCCCCTTTTTTTAAGTCAGGTATAATTGTACTGAAACCATTCTCTTGAGCTAGCGTAATTGGATGAGAAATATCGATATTCGCTGCAAGTCTTATTGGTAGCCAATCGTCGGCTGTTGCTCTATTGTGCATCATATCCCCATCTTCGGTTCCGATATGCAAAGTCCAATCATTATTATATATTTCTATTGCATCTAAATGTTCTCCATTGGCAGAATCTAATTCTACATTTGTATCTCCTTTTTCAAAGAAACAATAGGTCTCAATAATCTCAGTAAGTTCATTAGTTTTTTCAATTCTCCAAATCCATGCACTTGAGTCGGCAACGGTTACTTCATGATTAAGCTTAAATTCGATTATTTCGATTTGATGTGCTCCAGTTTTTAAAATTTCCGATTTACCATTTTTATAAATCGTGCTTTCAATCTGTACAATATCACTAACGCCTGATTGTAAACCGCAATGCACTATACCCAATGGTGTTTTAAAGGTTTTTTCCAATATTTTCAATATAGTACTTCCTCCATTTTCTCCAAACTAAAAGCTTTGGGTTTATCAGCAAATAATACTTTGGTTTTGTCCCAAGTCGTTTTAAAAAGTTCTGAATTTCTATACACATTTAAGCAATCTTCATTATCCCAAATGCTATAAGTATATAATATATTTTTTTTTGTCGCATCTCTATGCAATTCCAAATGATTACAACCTTCAAAATTGCGTATAAAACTTTTCGAACGGTTAAATACTTCTTCTATAAAGTAATCAACTTCAGTATGTTTAAAGGTCATCTGCACGATTCTAACTATCATATATTTATTTGCGGCTTTATTGATGTCAGTCTTAGCGTATTCGAAGACTAAAACTCTATAATAACTTTCATACCCAATTCCATACCCAATAATCCAGATGCATTTTGTTTGTTGAGTGCTATTTCCATATAATCGGAACTATTGAAGAATATTACCAGTTCTGTTTCGGGGCGGTCGTTATAATGTGTTTGCAAGGTATTATGGGTATCGTGTTTGCGGAGGTAAAGTGTGAATTTTCTGACACCAATATTCTTATCGAAATAGGCTTTGCTTATATTGGTATGCAGATTCCCAAACCCATCTACATGCATTACATGGCCTGTGAGCATATTGCCCGCTAGGGAAGGCATATCATATTTCTCGTTTAGGTTTATATAATCTTTGGTGGCCTTTGCAAAATCATCGGGGTGATTTCCAGCACTAAGCTTCTGTGCAAATTCGGCAGCCAGATTTATATAATTAAATGGAGATTCTTTAGTATTGCAAACCCATACATTTTCTATATTATCAAGCATTGAAATAAATCCATTATTGCTACTTATAATATATTGTTCATTTGCAAGGGCTATTAATATTTGTTTATCCTTTTGGTCACTATTTATATAATTGATATGGATACTGCCTTTGGGAAACTTAGAAAAAGAAATATTGAGTAAATAGGCTCCAGGAGCCAATTCGAAGTTTTTAACTTGATTGCATAATTCAATAATTTGCAAATCGTTAGCCCGCGAAAGCAAAGCTGCCTTGGCCCATGCACTATACACAGATTCGTTTTGCCAGTCGCTTAACAAAGAAATGATTTGCACTTGGAAAGATTTATAATTACTTTTGGGGCAAAATTAACCCAATAACACTCACCATATATTAAAACATTTACCACAAATTGAACGAAATTGAAATCATGCTCGATGAGGTGAACCCCTCCGACTTTCTTGGTGTGAACAACGCCAACCTTAAAATTATTCAAGCCGCATTTCCCAAAGCCAAAATTTTTAGCCGTGGCAACCAACTAAAAATTGTGGGCGACGACAACGAAATTTTGGACGTAAAAGAAAAGATAGCTCACCTCATTTCTCATTTGCTAAAAAAAGGTTCGCTCACCGAAACCCATGTTGCTGATTTGCTAAACCACAAACCTGATGCTGACCCCAGTCCCAATGCCAATACCGATAAGGATGTGTTGGTATTTGGCCCCAATGGCAAGGTGATAAAAGCCCGTACGCCCAACCAACTTAAAATGGTGGAAGCCATGGAGCACAATGATATATTGTTTGCTATTGGCCCCGCAGGTACTGGCAAAACTTATACTGCTGTGGCTATTGCGGTAAAGGCACTCAAAAACAAAGAAATAAAACGTATCATATTAGCTCGTCCCGCTGTGGAAGCAGGGGAGAGCCTAGGCTTTTTGCCAGGTGATATGAAGGAGAAAATAGATCCCTACCTGCGTCCTTTATATGATGCATTGGATGATATGATTCCTGCCGAAAAATTAAAACAATATATAGAAAGTCGTGTCATTGAAATCGCACCCATGGCTTTTATGCGTGGCCGCACTTTGGATAATGCTTTTGTAATACTTGATGAGGCCCAAAACGCAACCGAGCTTCAGTTAAAAATGTTCCTTACCCGCATGGGACCTCATGCCAAGTTTATCATCACCGGCGACATCACGCAGATAGATTTGCCTAGACAACACCAATCAGGTTTACCAAGTGGTATAAATAGATTGAAAGATATTAATGGAATAAAAATTATTACACTTACCATGGAAGATGTGGTGCGACATCGATTGGTAAGAGAAATAATAAAAGCATATAGTAATACCGACGACCGTAAATAATTGTCAAGAATTAGTTCATTTGCCCACCATTTTATCACTGCCAAAAAAAGAGGGCACGGAGTACATTCGCCCTTTGTATACGATTTGGCTACCAAGGTAATTGGTGATAAGCGGAACCATGAGGCTTATCTTTTGCCCGAAGATTATTATAATGAAACTCGTAATAATTCTCAAAATATATCACATATAGAATTGGGTGCTGGGCAGCAAATAAACAAGAAAATTAAAATATCAGATATCGCATCACGCTCTGCAATCACACCCAAGTGGGGTAGGTTGCTTCATCGATTGGTGAAATTTTCTCATCCAACTATGGCAGTAGAATTGGGCACTTCACTAGGTATTGGCTCCTTATATATTTCAACTGCACTCTATGGTGATGCAAAGCTTTTTACTTATGAAGGAAGTCCCCAAATTGCAGCGTTTGCCGAGAAAAATTTTGAACGGCTTGATCAAGAGGATACCATTACTATATTTAAAGGGAATATCGATGATACATTTCCGCAAACAGAAGGTTTAATTGATAGAATAGATTTCGCATTTATTGATGCGAATCATAAGTTTACACCTACTATCAAATACTTTAGTTGGTTGGCTCAGAAATCGCACAATGATACAATGATAGTTTTGGATGATATACACTGGAGTAGCGAAATGGAGCAAGCTTGGCTCGAAGTTCAGCATTTGCCCGGTGTAACAATTACTATAGATTTATATCGTTTTGGCTTGGTGTTTTTCAAAAAGGATCAAGCTAGAGAGCATTTTAAGTTATGGGTATAAACCAATGTCAGTCTGTCTGCCGCGGCGGACAGACTGACAACACGTAAATTGCCCAATAATATATAACATAATGAAACTACATACCATACATACAGGATTTTTCAAACTCGACGGAGGAGCCATGTTTGGCATCGTACCCAAAACCATTTGGCAAAAACTAAACCCACCTAACGAAAACAATATGTGTACCTGGGCCATGCGTTGTTTGCTTATTGAAGATGAAAATAAACTCATTTTAATTGACAACGGAATAGGAAATAAGCAAAGCGAAAAATTCTTCAGTTATTACCACTTGAGTGGTGACTTTTCTTTGAAAAAATCGCTTTCAGATTTGGGTTTTTCCACTGCAGATATCACAGATAATTTTTTGTCGCACTTGCATTTCGACCATGCGGGTGGTGGTATTGAGTGGAATGATGATCGAACAGGATATCAAACCACTTTCAAAAATGCAACTTACTGGACGTCTAAAAAACATTGGGCAAATGCATTGGATTCAAACCCCAGAGAGAAGGCATCTTTCCTAAAAGAAAACTTGTTGCCTATGGAAGAATCAGGTCAGTTAAAGTTTGTGGATGATGGGCATGATTTGCCTTTTGAAATATTCCATTCCGATGGGCATACACATGGAATGATGGTAGCCATGATCCCTTGTAAAGATACAAAAGTTTGCTTCGTGGCCGATTTATTTCCTTCCATGCATCATATTCCTGTAAATTATAATATGGGCTATGATATAGAGCCACTATCTATTATGAAGGAGAAGAAAGCGTTTTTAGACATGGCCACATCAAACAATTGGGTGCTGTTTTTTGAACACGACCCTCTGAATGAATGCTGCACTGTGGAGCTAACAGAGCGAGGTTATAAGCCGAAAGAAATTTTTAAACTATCAGAATTATAAAGGAGGATTTTCCTCTTCTTTCTTTTCTTCTTCTGCTTTAGGGATAGGAGGTAGGGCTTCCAATTCGGGCTGTATAGCACCATTTACAAATTCATCATAAGAAGTTTTTTGATGGAAGGGGCGTTTGCCTAATATCTCTTCCAAATCATATTGGAAAATAACCTCTCTTTTCAAAAGTTCATTTGCTACTTTCTCGAGTGAATCACGCTTCTCGTTCAATAAATTCTTGGTACGTTGGTATGCTGCAGAAATCATTTCACGAACTTGTTCATCAATAATCTCAGCAGTTTTTTCACTATATGGTTTGGTAAATCCGTATTCGTTATTCGGGTCGTAGAAGTTCACATTACCTACTGCATTGTTCATTCCGTACATGGTTACCATGGCATAACAAGTTTTGGTAACACGTTCCAAATCGTTTGATGCACCAGTTGAAATTCTGCCAAAAACTATATCTTCAGCTACTCGACCACCTAAGGTCATACATATAGTATCGGTAAGTTGTTCGGTAGTATATAAATATTGTTCCTTGGGTAAGTACTGGGCATAACCTAATGCAGCTACACCTCGAGGCACAATTGATACTTTTACTACA contains:
- a CDS encoding SDR family oxidoreductase, producing MTIDLTNKNAVVCGSTQGIGLATAQQMAMAGATVTLVARNKEKLEEALQTLDTKVGQVHNYIVADFAQPVFLQEKIEEWAETHACHILVNNTGGPAAGKAIDAEPMDYVNAFKQHLLCNQILVQALSKAMKEHGYGRIINIISTSVKQPLKGLGVSNTIRGAVASWAKTLAMELGPFGITVNNVLPGATSTERLETIIQNKSKNSGADIDKVTQEMLAEIPAGRFGNPTEIANAVTFLASPLAAYINGINVPVDGGRTGCL
- a CDS encoding antibiotic biosynthesis monooxygenase, with the translated sequence MIVRIVQMTFKHTEVDYFIEEVFNRSKSFIRNFEGCNHLELHRDATKKNILYTYSIWDNEDCLNVYRNSELFKTTWDKTKVLFADKPKAFSLEKMEEVLY
- a CDS encoding SAM-dependent chlorinase/fluorinase; protein product: MQIISLLSDWQNESVYSAWAKAALLSRANDLQIIELCNQVKNFELAPGAYLLNISFSKFPKGSIHINYINSDQKDKQILIALANEQYIISSNNGFISMLDNIENVWVCNTKESPFNYINLAAEFAQKLSAGNHPDDFAKATKDYINLNEKYDMPSLAGNMLTGHVMHVDGFGNLHTNISKAYFDKNIGVRKFTLYLRKHDTHNTLQTHYNDRPETELVIFFNSSDYMEIALNKQNASGLLGMELGMKVIIEF
- a CDS encoding PhoH family protein, translated to MNEIEIMLDEVNPSDFLGVNNANLKIIQAAFPKAKIFSRGNQLKIVGDDNEILDVKEKIAHLISHLLKKGSLTETHVADLLNHKPDADPSPNANTDKDVLVFGPNGKVIKARTPNQLKMVEAMEHNDILFAIGPAGTGKTYTAVAIAVKALKNKEIKRIILARPAVEAGESLGFLPGDMKEKIDPYLRPLYDALDDMIPAEKLKQYIESRVIEIAPMAFMRGRTLDNAFVILDEAQNATELQLKMFLTRMGPHAKFIITGDITQIDLPRQHQSGLPSGINRLKDINGIKIITLTMEDVVRHRLVREIIKAYSNTDDRK
- a CDS encoding class I SAM-dependent methyltransferase — its product is MSRISSFAHHFITAKKRGHGVHSPFVYDLATKVIGDKRNHEAYLLPEDYYNETRNNSQNISHIELGAGQQINKKIKISDIASRSAITPKWGRLLHRLVKFSHPTMAVELGTSLGIGSLYISTALYGDAKLFTYEGSPQIAAFAEKNFERLDQEDTITIFKGNIDDTFPQTEGLIDRIDFAFIDANHKFTPTIKYFSWLAQKSHNDTMIVLDDIHWSSEMEQAWLEVQHLPGVTITIDLYRFGLVFFKKDQAREHFKLWV
- a CDS encoding MBL fold metallo-hydrolase; protein product: MKLHTIHTGFFKLDGGAMFGIVPKTIWQKLNPPNENNMCTWAMRCLLIEDENKLILIDNGIGNKQSEKFFSYYHLSGDFSLKKSLSDLGFSTADITDNFLSHLHFDHAGGGIEWNDDRTGYQTTFKNATYWTSKKHWANALDSNPREKASFLKENLLPMEESGQLKFVDDGHDLPFEIFHSDGHTHGMMVAMIPCKDTKVCFVADLFPSMHHIPVNYNMGYDIEPLSIMKEKKAFLDMATSNNWVLFFEHDPLNECCTVELTERGYKPKEIFKLSEL